The genome window CCCTAGGAGAACTCTCGTCTTGCCCATCACATCACCTGTACCTTAGCACGTTTTTTTTCTTTGGTTTCTTCGATTCGGCAGATCTATTGTTTGCGTCATCGCGGACACGATGACACCAATGACACCAAGACATATCATTGACCATCTACAGAGAAAAGGATGTTACCACGGCTACGGAAATAGATTAGCAAAAGGGCATCACAACATACTAATGCCTCAGAGTAACATAGGTTTCATACAGATGGATAAAGGCTATAAGATATTAAGCAGTCGAACTACCATTCGGAGAGTTTTTGGAGTTCATGATGCTGTTCTTCACAAAAAACATCCATCCAATCCACATGGCCAAGGTTTCTTCGGGGTCTACAGAGACCAATGCATGCCAAGACTGGAATGGCCATATGACCTAGCTGAACCATGGTCAAGGCACTGTCCATTCTCCTGCAAAGCCAACTCCACCTGACCTGAGAAATGAGCATCGCTGGCCTCCGTTGCTCCCGCTAATCCCGCTGCGTGCTGGATCTCGTGCGAGCTAGTCCTGCTTCCATGGCCTCTGAGCCCCCATGAGCTGGTGCCGTAATTGTCGGGGACGGCTGACTGGGCCATCGGAGGGCCATCAAAGGTGCTGCTGCTTGGTGCGATCGCCGGAGCACGGTTTCTGGCAGAGTTGCTGCTCCACGGATGAgttgacagaagagagagagcacagCTTGAGTCGGAGACTCCTCCAAGACATTCACCGGGTGGAAATTCCATGGGAGAGCAGAAGGTTGCTGCCGGTGGCCCTTGAAAGCAGGCATGAGTGCCATGCATTGCAGCAGCACCAGGTGAAGTATCAAAGGCCACATGCCATTCATTGGAAGCCACCCGATCGCCAGCCCTTGCAGTTGGCCAAAGGTTTCTTGCAGTACTTGAGAGATACGGATAGCTGAAGTCCATCAAAAAGCTCCTGAATCGACTCGGATCTTCTGTAAAACAAAACATATTAGCACGACACCGGAATGCAGCATGTTTAGAAGGATATCGGCACGACAATATAGATGCAGCTGTATTGAGATGCTTCTGACCATGAACGGATGATGCAAGGCGCCCATAGCGTGATGCAAATGGACCGGGAGGTGGCTTCCTTCGACGCTCGTTATGCCCTGCCAAACGTCTACGACAGCTGCGCTTTCCTTGGTCAAATTCAGACAATTGGTGAAACCTGTAATAACGTAGCCATGGTGTTTAAAAAGCAAAAAGTATTTACTGATTCAAACTTCCCGGAAAATAAACTGCATATTGTGCATCGAAAATAACAACAAATTAGGTCAAGAGAAATGTTAATACCAACTCTTGTAATTAACATCACCACCGTTCTCTAAGCCTTCTATCAACATAGGGAGGCCATGAAGAATAGCTAGCGCATATGAAAATGCTCTATGGAGCTTCCCAAATAAGTCCACTACTTGTTCTCAAGGCTCAACCTCATGTCAGTTTGTGTGAATCCTCTCCAATGTACTTTTTCTCGAGGAAAATGTACTAAATGTTTACTATATAAGAGTGAATGAAGAAAATTCTAACTCACATTATTAATGGTGGTTTGAATCACAATTTGCATGAATTTGATAAATAAGTAATATTGTCAAATCCcatctacatgaaaccttagcatgACATGAATTGAAACTCCATCGAATGAGACAGCCATTGAGGTTCATGTGATACCAACTTAGCGGTGAAGGGTAAA of Musa acuminata AAA Group cultivar baxijiao chromosome BXJ2-3, Cavendish_Baxijiao_AAA, whole genome shotgun sequence contains these proteins:
- the LOC103977901 gene encoding squamosa promoter-binding-like protein 14 isoform X1 — translated: MDSSSLKASGALSGASDALHGLKFGQKIYFDDGGGGSGSSSKAPTAPAKEAAAPPPPTKKGKGVAQGGGQQPPRCQVEGCNVDLTGVKAYYCRHKVCGMHSKAPKVVVAGLEQRFCQQCSRFHQLSEFDQGKRSCRRRLAGHNERRRKPPPGPFASRYGRLASSVHGQKHLNTAASILSCRYPSKHAAFRCRANMFCFTEDPSRFRSFLMDFSYPYLSSTARNLWPTARAGDRVASNEWHVAFDTSPGAAAMHGTHACFQGPPAATFCSPMEFPPGECLGGVSDSSCALSLLSTHPWSSNSARNRAPAIAPSSSTFDGPPMAQSAVPDNYGTSSWGLRGHGSRTSSHEIQHAAGLAGATEASDAHFSGQVELALQENGQCLDHGSARSYGHSSLGMHWSL
- the LOC103977901 gene encoding squamosa promoter-binding-like protein 14 isoform X2 — protein: MDSSSLKASGALSGASDALHGLKFGQKIYFDDGGGGSGSSSKAPTAPAKEAAAPPPPTKKGKGVAQGGGQQPPRCQVEGCNVDLTGVKAYYCRHKVCGMHSKAPKVVVAGLEQRFCQQCSRFHQLSEFDQGKRSCRRRLAGHNERRRKPPPGPFASRYGRLASSVHEDPSRFRSFLMDFSYPYLSSTARNLWPTARAGDRVASNEWHVAFDTSPGAAAMHGTHACFQGPPAATFCSPMEFPPGECLGGVSDSSCALSLLSTHPWSSNSARNRAPAIAPSSSTFDGPPMAQSAVPDNYGTSSWGLRGHGSRTSSHEIQHAAGLAGATEASDAHFSGQVELALQENGQCLDHGSARSYGHSSLGMHWSL